In one window of Solanum pennellii chromosome 2, SPENNV200 DNA:
- the LOC107010681 gene encoding ATP synthase subunit beta, mitochondrial-like, whose product MASRRFFSMLRSSIRHSSTKSSLTSSIHRSSPVGHLLHRAVKYATAAAAKEAPAPQKKPTTIKGTGGKITDEYTGAGALGSVCQVIGAVVDVRFDEGLPPILTALEVLDHDIRVVLEVAQHMGENMVRTIAMDGTEGLVRGQRVLNTGSPIKVPVGRATLGRIINVIGEPIDERGDLKTEHYLPIHREAPSFVEQATEQQILVTGIKVVDLLAPYQRGGKIGLFGGAGVGKTVLIMELINNVAKAHGGFSVFAGVGERTREGNDLYREMIESGVIKLGEKQGESKCALVYGQMNEPPGARARVGLTGLTVAEHFRDAEGQDVLLFIDNIFRFTQANSEVSALLGRIPSAVGYQPTLATDLGGLQERITTTKKGSITSVQAIYVPADDLTDPAPATTFAHLDATTVLSRQISELGIYPAVDPLDSTSRMLSPHILGEDHYNTARGVQKVLQNYKNLQDIIAILGMDELSEDDKLTVARARKIQRFLSQPFHVAEVFTGAPGKYVELKESIQSFQGVLDGKYDDLSEQSFYLVGGIEEVIAKAEKIAKESSS is encoded by the exons ATGGCTTCTAGAAGGTTCTTCTCCATGCTCCGATCATCCATACGTCACTCTTCAACTAAATCATCACTCACAAGTTCTATTCATCGCTCCTCCCCTGTAGGCCACCTTCTCCACCGCGCCGTAAAATACGCTACCGCTGCGGCCGCGAAGGAAGCGCCGGCGCCTCAGAAGAAACCGACGACCATTAAGGGAACTGGCGGCAAGATCACCGATGAGTACACCGGTGCAGGTGCACTTGGGAGCGTATGTCAGGTGATAGGTGCTGTTGTGGATGTTCGGTTCGATGAAGGACTACCGCCGATTTTGACGGCTTTAGAGGTGTTGGATCATGATATTAGGGTGGTACTTGAAGTTGCTCAACATATGGGAGAAAATATGGTTAGGACTATAGCTATGGATGGAACTGAAGGGCTTGTGCGTGGTCAAAGAGTCCTCAATACTGGCTCCCCTATTAAA GTGCCAGTTGGCAGGGCTACCCTTGGTCGTATTATAAATGTCATTGGAGAGCCCATTGATGAAAGGGGTGATCTAA AAACGGAACATTATCTCCCAATTCATCGTGAAGCTCCATCTTTTGTTGAGCAAGCAACAGAACAGCAGATCCTTGTGACTGGAATCAAG GTGGTAGATCTACTTGCTCCGTATCAAAGAGGTGGAAAGATTGGACTTTTTGGTGGTGCAGGTGTTGGAAAGACGGTGCTTATTATGGAGCTTATTAACAATGTTGCAAAGGCCCATG GTGGTTTCTCAGTGTTTGCTGGTGTCGGTGAACGTACTCGGGAGGGTAATGATTTGTACAGAGAAATGATTGAGAGTGGTGTTATTAAGCTTGGTGAAAAGCAG GGTGAAAGCAAATGTGCTTTGGTATATGGTCAAATGAATGAACCTCCTGGTGCTCGTGCTCGTGTTGGGCTCACTGGGCTGACAGTTGCCGAACACTTTCGAGATGCTGAAGGGCAAGATGTGCTCcttttcattgataatatttttcgCTTCACTCAA gccaactctgaggTGTCTGCTTTGCTTGGTCGTATTCCCTCTGCGGTCGGTTACCAGCCAACTTTAGCTACAGATCTTGGAGGACTTCAAGAGAGGATTACTACAACCAAGAAGGGGTCTATCACATCAGTCCAAGCTATCTATGTGCCTGCTGATGACTTGACTGATCCAGCCCCTGCTACCACCTTTGCGCACCTTGATGCTACAACTGTGTTGTCTCGGCAG ATTTCTGAGCTTGGTATTTATCCTGCTGTGGATCCTTTAGATTCCACGTCCCGTATGCTTTCTCCTCATATCCTAGGGGAAGATCATTACAACACTGCACGAGGTGTACAAAAGGTTCTCCAGAACTACAAGAATCTTCAGGATATTATCGCCATTCTGGGAATGGATGAATTGAGTGAAGATGACAAATTAACTGTTGCTCGTGCCCGTAAAATTCAGAGGTTCTTGAGTCAGCCTTTCCACGTTGCAGAAGTATTTACTGGTGCCCCTGGAAAGTATGTAGAGTTGAAAGAGAGCATCCAAAGTTTTCAG GGTGTTCTGGACGGTAAATATGATGACCTATCGGAGCAATCGTTCTACCTGGTTGGGGGTATAGAAGAAGTCATTGCTAAGGCTGAGAAGATAGCAAAGGAGTCATCTAGTTGA
- the LOC107011938 gene encoding probable S-adenosylmethionine-dependent methyltransferase At5g38780: MDSQKIHMNGGDGPNSYANNSEYQKQLVGYSKKLMAELIEQELDVGIINSGCSLFCVADFGCSVGGNTYLAVQNIIKAVENKYKSSELDQENPQLQVPEFLVFFNDLVQNDFNTLFNYIHGNKPNYFTTGIPGSFYGRIFPKAFLHFAHSSMSLLYLSRIPEEVLDRNSAAWNKGRIHYSSSGAAKEVEAAYADQFRKDIQAFLDARAQELVPGGLMTIITLTILDGVLPSDSPMAINFTILGSCLQDMANMGIMSEEKLDSFNLPYYYTSPMEFETLIKTHGCFDIIRFEKLPTPLRQVVIDVQTAVLSVRVVTEQLFQQHFGNDITEELFQRYTEKLDSHPLLKDDKYRTDASYFVFLKRKTETSEPES, translated from the exons ATGGATAGTCAGAAAATTCACATGAATGGAGGTGATGGCCCTAACAGCTATGCTAACAATTCTGAATACCAG AAACAGTTGGTGGGATATTCAAAGAAATTAATGGCGGAGTTGATTGAGCAGGAGCTTGATGTGGGAATAATAAACTCTGGTTGTAGCCTATTTTGTGTAGCAGATTTTGGATGCTCTGTAGGGGGAAACACTTATCTTGCAgttcaaaatatcattaaagCTGTAGAAAATAAGTATAAATCAAGTGAGCTAGACCAAGAGAACCCTCAATTGCAAGTACCAGAATTCCTTGTGTTCTTTAATGATTTAGTCCAAAACGATTTCAATACTCTATTTAATTACATCCATGGCAACAAACCCAACTACTTCACTACAGGAATCCCag GTTCTTTCTATGGACGAATATTTCCAAAGGCGTTCCTACACTTTGCCCACAGCTCGATGTCACTTCTGTATCTGTCAAGAATTCCAGAGGAAGTGTTGGACAGAAACTCAGCAGCATGGAACAAAGGAAGAATTCATTACAGTAGCAGTGGAGCAGCAAAAGAAGTAGAGGCAGCATATGCAGATCAGTTCAGAAAAGATATACAAGCCTTTTTGGATGCAAGGGCTCAAGAGCTTGTTCCTGGAGGATTAATGACCATCATTACTCTTACTATTCTTGATGGAGTGCTTCCTTCTGACTCTCCCATGGCCATCAATTTCACCATTCTTGGATCCTGCCTACAGGATATGGCCAACATG GGCATTATGTCTGAAGAAAAGTTGGACTCGTTCAACCTTCCATACTATTATACATCTCCTATGGAATTTGAAACACTGATAAAGACACATGGATGCTTTGATATTATAAGGTTTGAGAAGCTGCCAACTCCCCTGAGACAAGTTGTAATTGATGTCCAAACTGCAGTGTTATCTGTGCGAGTAGTAACAGAGCAACTATTTCAGCAACACTTTGGGAATGACATCACTGAGGAATTGTTTCAACGTTACACTGAAAAATTAGACTCGCATCCACTTttaaaagatgataaatatcGCACAGATGCCAGCTACTTTGTCTTTCTCAAGCGTAAAACCGAAACATCCGAACCAGAGTCCTAG